In the Candidatus Poribacteria bacterium genome, GAAAGTTCAGGAATCGGAAACCTACTCTACTTTAAAGTTGTCTATTGAATGCCCGCGACCTTTGAGTCTCTTTAGTGCGGGGTTGGATAAGCGGCTTGGAAGCACCTTTGAAATTTATCATGGCTCCATCCCGATGATTTATGATCATCCTATCAATGAACTGAACACCAACAGAGGAATTGCAGATGACAAAATCTAAGAAGTTAGTCGCTTTTGTGATCTTTCCTCTCCTGTTTCTATCATTGCTTGTCCTTCTCCCCGTCATGAGCGTATTGGTCAACTCACACACGACACAAGATAGATATACCGTTAATCCTGAAGGACATTTAGCAGTTGACATAGAGTTCGGTGCGATCATTATAGAAACCACAGATCGTAATTATGTCGATATCGCCACCAGAAAAGAATGGAAATCAAAAAGTGGGATATTGAAACCGAAGTTAGGGAAACGAGCTGCTGAATTGCTTGAGGACTTTGAAATCACGATTGAATGCGACGATCCAGATACCCCATCGAATATCCGAATTGAGGGAAAATTCAACCGTGGACGGGAATATTGGCAAGAGGCACTGAAGTGGCTGACGGTTGAAATTCGAGTGACAGTCCCGCGTCAGTATAATGTCACGCTCAAAACCGCATCTCATGGAGATATTCACGTTGGCGACTTGGTCGGGACAGTAAAAGTCGAGGCTTTAGCTGGTAACCTCCATCTCGGTGAAATTCAAGGTGAAGTTTGGGGGAAACCGGTGTGAACGGGAAGATTACCCTCAAAGGGTGTCAAAGTCGTGTTAACCTAACAGCCGCTATGGGGAATATCCGTGCGGAAATGACAACACAACCGCAAAATCCGTTTTTTCTATCTTTAAGGAAGATTTTCCCACAATTCTTGTTTTCTGCAGAATTATGCAACCATTTTCCTTTGCCCCGCGTCACTATAAGCCAATTCGGATTTTATCAATCAAGTGCTTGACAGACGAAGCATTGATCATTTACGAAGTTCTTTCTTATGAGGTGCAGGATGATAAACAATGACGCTGAATTAATCCGTCGCACACTTGCAGGCGATGAAACCGCTTTCACCATGCTCGTGAAAAAATATCATAAACATGTCCACGCACTTGCGTGGCGCAAAATCGGGGATTTTCACATCGCTGAAGATATTACACAGGAAACCTTCTTGAAAGTATACAAGCATCTGGCAACTCTGAAAGACCTGGATCGGTTTCCGGGGTGGTTATATGTGATTGCCACACGTCGCTGTATTGCATGGCTTCGTAAGAAACGGTTGCATGCCCAACTGGTGGAGGACATCGACATGGTAGGCAAAGGGAAAGAAACATATTCCCAATACGTAGCAACCCAACAAGCAAAAACTTCGACCGAGGCAAAGCAAGAAGTCGTCAAACAACTGCTTGCCAAGTTACAGGAAAGCGAGCGCACCGTCATAACGCTATACTACTTTGGAGAGATGACGTGCGAAGAAATTAGCAAGTTTCTGGGTGTATCGGCAAATACAATTAAGAGTCGACTCAGTCGTGCACGGCAACGTTTAAAGAAAGAGGAGCCTCTAATTCAGGAGGCACTCAGTAATTGCCAAATTTCCACAAACTTGATTGAAAAAATCATACAAGAAACCCGAACCATCAAACCTGTTCCTTCTACACATGGCAAACCCGTAGTGCCATGGGCGATAGCCGCGTCAATCGCTATCTTCGCCACACTCACCCTTGGAATAAGCAATGAATATCTATCTCGTTTCCAGCAACCCTATAGTTTGGAGGCGACCTCTGCCATAAAGGTTGACATTGTGGAGGCGACGGCGAAACCCATCAAGGCTAAACCTGCTGTGAGAACACAACTGGGCAAGATAGACATGTCGGGTAAAAATAGCAGATCCAATCCACAGGCAGACACCCTCCGAGTAACAGGGGTTCAAATGCAGGAGACAAAAGCACAAATAGAAGAGGAACAGCAGATTCAAACAGAGATTTTAGACTTTTTTCGGACACCAGAAAGAGGTCATCAGGATTACACTGTTGTAAAAATCGATGCTACAGTATTTGAAGACGGCGGTATGCTAACCATTAACCTCCAAGTCGGCAGCGGTCAAGCAGCTGGCTCATTCGATCTGTTTGATGGTGATAGTGAACTGC is a window encoding:
- a CDS encoding RNA polymerase sigma factor; the encoded protein is MINNDAELIRRTLAGDETAFTMLVKKYHKHVHALAWRKIGDFHIAEDITQETFLKVYKHLATLKDLDRFPGWLYVIATRRCIAWLRKKRLHAQLVEDIDMVGKGKETYSQYVATQQAKTSTEAKQEVVKQLLAKLQESERTVITLYYFGEMTCEEISKFLGVSANTIKSRLSRARQRLKKEEPLIQEALSNCQISTNLIEKIIQETRTIKPVPSTHGKPVVPWAIAASIAIFATLTLGISNEYLSRFQQPYSLEATSAIKVDIVEATAKPIKAKPAVRTQLGKIDMSGKNSRSNPQADTLRVTGVQMQETKAQIEEEQQIQTEILDFFRTPERGHQDYTVVKIDATVFEDGGMLTINLQVGSGQAAGSFDLFDGDSELPTEGVPDNILAHEWGIPPGGTAVIAYRFDQGQIFQLGATGDWFSEKGSVNAFHARISIR